A genomic stretch from Penaeus monodon isolate SGIC_2016 chromosome 25, NSTDA_Pmon_1, whole genome shotgun sequence includes:
- the LOC119589173 gene encoding ankyrin repeat domain-containing protein 13D-like, whose protein sequence is MEEGGPAEGKDGSQNEDKGPEGAEGTMESAQAKACSANVQNSIDTKGREGREGYPLHWLVWHNDYRNLETELASGKHDKELKDFRGRTPLMLAVTLGHLEATRTLLKYNCNGNVENADGWTVVQEATATGDPEILKVVLEGRDVERYSSRVAGIPTLLEKLKEAPDFYVEMKWEFTSWVPLVSRMCPSDTYKVYKSGSSVRIDTTLLGFDQTSWQRGNRSYIFNGQVDGATMMEVDHETCQVYIENMRTLTTEQALATMRPHPAMVSHRLTTPIATTYIDTDKISFERDKAGIWGWRSDRTENVNGHDCKVFSATNVELVTKTRTEHLTDAEKEKSLPRSPLQSFLNIAEVEEKQNSPSSSEGSESYNFNNPTNITAEEYFNPNVDLQGRDIGRPKEVVKKVQNFKAHLWLAEEYPLKLQEQVMPIVDLMAITSTHFAKLKHFIQMQLPSGFPVKIEIPLFHVLTARITFGNIFGVDESVDKVSTVKEEDRVTCVIDETVFEPPPSYTKIGHSDQQHLQMSMDEDDALLQYAIQQSLVEAGTEQDQVDIWEALQAEHRPAPRVPGCNSRSGSSPNTPAHLSLQAVEDAQLQRAIEESLALSIGVTNIRRSQEEISSSENAEVAVPGGLALTPGGSIVDSEMAMALSLSQQQQEEEEARKRQEEETLKRILELSLTEK, encoded by the exons ATGGAGGAAGGTGGACCAGctgaagggaaggatggaagtcAGAATGAAGACAAGGGCCCAGAGGGTGCAGAAGGGACAATGGAGAGTGCACAAGCCAAAGCTTGCAGCGCTAATGTGCAGAACAGCATAGACACAAAAGGGCGGGAAGGCAGGGAAGGGTACCCCTTACACTGGCTTGTCTGGCACAATGACTATCGCAATTTGGAAACTGAGTTAGCCTCAGGAAAG CATGATAAGGAATTAAAAGACTTCAGAGGACGCACACCTCTCATGCTTGCTGTGACTCTTGGCCACCTTGAGGCAACAAGAACACTCTTGAAGTACAACTGTAATGGGAATGTTGAGAATGCAGATGGATGGACAG TTGTGCAAGAAGCAACAGCCACTGGTGATCCTGAAATCCTAAAGGTGGTGTTGGAGGGTCGAGATGTGGAGCGCTATTCCTCCCGAGTTGCTGGGATACCTACGCTCTTGGAAAAGCTCAAAGAG GCTCCTGACTTCTACGTGGAAATGAAGTGGGAATTTACGAGCTGGG TGCCTTTGGTTTCACGCATGTGCCCAAGTGACACCTACAAAGTATACAAGAGTGGGTCCAGTGTGCGTATAGACACAACACTCCTAGGATTTGATCAGACTAGCTGGCAGAGGGGGAACCGCAGCTATATTTTCAATGGCCAAG TTGATGGAGCAACCATGATGGAGGTGGATCATGAGACTTGCCAG GTTTATATCGAGAATATGCGTACTCTTACAACAGAGCAGGCCTTAGCAACCATGCGACCTCACCCAGCAATGGTCTCCCATAGGCTGACCACTCCTATTGCTACCACATATATTGACACTGATAAGATAAGTTTTGAAAG AGATAAAGCTGGGATATGGGGATGGAGGAGTGACAGGACAGAGAATGTTAATGGCCACGATTGTAAG GTATTTTCTGCGACGAATGTAGAACTTGTCACCAAGACCCGAACAGAGCACCTGACAGATGCAGAGAAGGAGAAGTCACTACCTCGGAGTCCTCTACAATCATTCCTCAACATTGCAGAGGTTGAAGAGAAACAGAATTCACCATCGTCTTCGGAAGGG AGTGAATCCTACAACTTTAACAACCCAACTAATATCACTGCAGAGGAATATTTCAATCCAAACGTTGACCTTCAAGGCAGGGATATTGGTCGTCCTAAAGAGGTTGTCAAGAAGGTACAAAACTTCAAG GCTCACTTGTGGCTAGCTGAGGAATATCCGCTGAAGCTCCAGGAACAGGTCATGCCCATTGTGGACCTCATGGCTATCACGTCAACTCACTTTGCTAAGCTGAAGCATTTCATCCAGATGCAACTCCCCAGTGGCTTCCCTGTCAAGATTG AAATCCCACTCTTCCATGTTCTGACAGCAAGAATTACCTTCGGAAATATTTTTGGAGTTGATGAAAGTGTTGATAAAGTGTCTACAGTAAAGGAAGAAGATAGGGTAACTTGTGTAATAGATGAGACTGTCTTCGAGCCACCACCAAGCTACACAAAAATAG GTCACTCTGACCAGCAGCACCTGCAGATGAGCATGGACGAGGACGATGCCTTGCTGCAATATGCTATCCAGCAGTCCTTGGTAGAGGCTGGCACCGAGCAAGACCAGGTAGACATCTGGGAGGCACTACAGGCCGAGCATCGACCCGCTCCAAGAGTACCAGG GTGTAACTCCAGGTCAGGATCATCCCCAAATACTCCCGCACACTTGTCACTACAAGCAGTAGAGGATGCACAATTGCAGAG GGCCATTGAGGAATCCTTAGCCTTGAGCATAGGTGTGACAAACATCAGAAGATCCCAGGAGGAGATAAGTAGCAGTGAAAATGCAGAGGTAGCTGTTCCAGGGGGACTGGCCTTGACCCCTGGAGGTAGCATTGTGGACTCAGAAATGGCCATGGCTCTGTCGCTATCCcaacagcagcaggaggaggaggaggctcgtAAAAGGCAAGAGGAGGAAACACTAAAGCGCATCCTGGAGCTCTCCCTCACAGAAAAATAA
- the LOC119589449 gene encoding uncharacterized protein LOC119589449 (The sequence of the model RefSeq protein was modified relative to this genomic sequence to represent the inferred CDS: added 23 bases not found in genome assembly): protein MKTILSVFGFLMVAMALASSDEVEDDDDGPVYYYTSPILPLVHRGTPTYQAHYISLLPFYSHVATQDQGAPGTLRLYNPAEDIDVNPEIDPSFYIPYIIEKKKKKE, encoded by the exons ATGAAGACTATACTATCAGTGTTTGGATTCCTCATGGTGGCGATGGCTTTGGCTTCGTCGGATGAAGTTGAGGATGACGACGACGGTCCAGTTTACTACTACACATCACCCATACTGCCCCTGGTTCACCGCGGCACGCCCACCTACCAGGCTCACTATATCTCGCTTCTCCCGTTCTATTCCCACGTCGCGACTCAAGACCAGGGGGCGCCGGGGACTCTGAGGCTATACAACCCAGCAGAAGACATTGATG TAAATCCAGAAATCGATCCCTCCTTTTACATCCCGTATATCATCG